One stretch of Miscanthus floridulus cultivar M001 chromosome 18, ASM1932011v1, whole genome shotgun sequence DNA includes these proteins:
- the LOC136520154 gene encoding serine/arginine-rich splicing factor RSZ21A-like, which produces MARLYVGNLDPRVTARELEDEFRTFGVLRSVWVARKPPGFAFIDFDDKRDAEDAIHDLDGKNGWRVELSRNASSGRGGRDQYGGSESKCYECGETGHFARECRLRIGSGGLGSGRRRSRSRSRSRSPRYRRSPSYGRRSYSPAARSPRRRSVSPARGRSYSRSPQYKRAREESPYDNGYRRSRS; this is translated from the exons ATGGCCCGCTTGTACGTCGGCAACCTGGATCCCCGGGTGACCGCTCGGGAGCTGGAGGACGAGTTCCGCACGTTCGGTGTTCTTCGCAG TGTTTGGGTTGCTCGGAAACCACCTGGCTTTGCATTTATTGATTTTGATGATAAGAGGGACGCTGAGGATGCAATCCATGACCTAGATG GCAAGAATGGATGGAGAGTTGAGCTATCTCGTAATGCCAGCAGTGGTCGTGGTGGTCGTGACCAGTATGGTGGGTCTGAGTCCAAGTGTTATGAGTGTGGTGAGACTGGTCACTTTGCTCGTGAGTGCCGTTTGAGGATTGGTTCTGGAGGTCTAGGCAGTGGAAGGCGCCGAAGCCGTAGCCGTAGCCGCAGTCGCAGTCCCAGATATCGCCGGAGTCCAAGTTATGGTAGAAG GAGTTACAGTCCTGCAGCACGCTCTCCAAGGCGTCGTAGCGTGTCACCAGCTCGTGGACGCAGCTATAGCAGGTCACCACAGTACAAACGTGCACGAGAAGAGTCTCCCTATGATAATGG ATACCGCCGCAGCAGGAGCTAG